The sequence AAGGCTATGACCTGGCGGCGGCGACGGCGGGCCGGGATTCCGAGCGGGCCTCGGTGCTGCTCGCGCATCAGCCATCGAACTGGAAGGTGGCGGCGCGGGAGGGAATGGGCTTGCAGCTCTCCGGACACACGCATGGGGGACAGTTCTTCCCCTTCACGCTGGCGGTCTCCGCCATCTGGGAGCACGACGCGGGCTTGTTTCACGAAGGAGACCGGCACCTGTATGTCAGCCGGGGAACAGGCTTCTGGGGTCCGCCGCTCCGCGTCGGAGCGCCGCCGGAGATCGTCCGGGTGACACTCCTGGCGTGATGCATAGATTCGGCGGGTATGGCCAGGGAACCCGCCCAACGTGAGCTGAAACAAGAGCGTGCCGCGCGCACGCGCATGGACATTCTGGAAGCGGCCATCCACCTCTTCGCGAGGCGAGGCTTCCTCGCGACGACGATGGCGGACTTATCCCGCGCCATCCGGATGACGCCCGGAGCGCTGTACTGGCACTTCCCCACCAAGGAAGACCTGCTGCTGGCTGCGATTGAAGAGTTGCACCAGCGCTGTCTGAGAGCCTTTCAACTGCCTGGAGACGACCGCGAGCGTCCGGCGCGGGAGCAATTCCAATCCATCTGCGAGCGGACGCACCTCCTCCTTCGCGAGCACCGCGAATACGGAATCTTCTTCGCGATGCTCGCGGCCGAAGCGGCGGATTCCAATGACCAGGTAGCGGAGGCCATCCGAGACAAGCTGGCCCTCTACGTGACGACGCTGGAGCGCCTCATCCGTCACGGACAGCAGATGGGGGAGTTCCGGCAGGACGTGGACGCACTCGCCGCCGCGCACAGCCTCCTGGGCGGGCTCCTGGGCATGCTCGTGCACCAGAACCTCTTCCGCGCCTCCGTGGATTACGACCCCCTGTACCGCGCCGTCATGCTGATACACCAAGCGGGACTCGTGCAGGCCACAGGCTTCGACTGCGTCAATGCCAGCCAGTCCTGACATCCCTGACGTGGCAACGCCGGCCAGCGCCCGGATAGATGCCCAGCTCAGAATGAAACGGGCGGAACCCCATGTCAGGGTTCCGCCCGCTTGAAACCTTACGGAGACAGGGCCGGCACTTCAGCCCTGTCCCCTTGATGCCTGGCGGCTACGGCGTCTTCGTGATGACGTTCGCCGCGCCAGGCGTGACGGTCGTGGTGAAGGAGAAGTCCGCCGCGTTCACGTCCGTGTCGGTCGAGTCCGCGTCCCGGCACAGCGAGCCCTGAGCGGTGTTGCTGTCCGCCAGGGTCTTCGTGTCCGCGTCACCCTCACGCATGTCGAACTTCGTGTCCGTTCCAGCGATGGTGGCGTTCACCACGTGCCCCTCGTAGGAGAGGGAGTCAATCAACGCATCCGTGGCCTCGTCGTACAGGGCCACCGCGTCCGGCTCACCGTTCTGGATGAAGTCGGTGGTCCCCCGCTGCAGCGTGTGCACACCGGCACGCCCCGCGAGCGGATCGACGACGGTGGCAGCGCCCACGACCAGATACTCCCGAGGCCCCAGGACCCCGCCGTTGACTTCCGCCAGGGCAATCTTCTGGTAGCTCGACATGTTGCTGCCATTGACGAACACCAGGAACACGCTGCTCAGCGACGCGGGCATCGAGGAGTTGTTGTAGATCTCCACGAACTCCTGCGAGTCACCCGCGCCGGGCATGTCGTAGTCCACCTCGTTGATGACCAGTCCGCCTTCCGCGGCCAGGATGACGGACACCTGCGCGGTCCGGTCCACCCCGCCGAAGCTCGCCGTGAGCAGCGCCTGCGCGGGGCTCGAGACCTCGTCCGCCGTGAAGGTGAAGGTCGCCGTCGTCGCATCCCGGGCCACCCGGACCGAGGCCGGAATGGACCCGACGCCCGTCGCCGGCTCCAGCGTCAGCGCAACGTCCGTCTCGTCCGTCTGCGCCGGACGGTCCAGCGTCACCGTGAAGGTGAACGTCCGGCCCGTCAGCACCGCTGCGGTGGACGGAGACAGCGCGCTGAGCGCGGGCGGAGGCGGAAGCACCGTGAGCTCGGTGGTCTGGGTGATGCCGTACAGCGAGGCGGACACCGTGCCCGTGCCCTCGCCCTGCGCGTCCGCCGTGAAGGTGAAGGTCACCTCCGTGGCGCCCGCCGGAATCGTGGCCGAGGCCGGCACCGTGCCGTAGTTCTGCACGCCCGCCCCCGGCACCACCGCCAGCTCAACAACCGTGTCCTGCGCGGCCGGACGGTCCACCGTCAGGGTGAACGTCTGCGTCCCGCCCGCCGGAATCGTCACCGCCGAGGACGGCGACAGGGCCGTCAGCCGCGGCGCATTCTGGTCCAACGTCACGGTGGCGCTCGCGCTGGTCGCCCCGATGCTCGCCGTCACCGTGCCGGGCTCGGTGGCCGTGGCCGCCGCGTCCGTGATGAAGGAGAACACGGCCTCCGTGGCGTTCTCCGTCACGGTGAGCGTGCCGTTCGCCGGAACGAAGGTGCCGAAGCCCGTCGCCGGATTCACGCTCAGCGCCACGGTGGCGTTGGCGGGCGCCGGACGGTCCAGCTGCACGGTGAAGACCACCTCGCCGCCGGGCACCATCGTCACGTCACCCGGGGTGACGCCTACCACCTCGGGCTGCTCGTCGGTACCCAGCACCCGGATGGTGGCCGTCTGCGTGGAGCCGCCCAGCGTGGCCGTCAGCGTCACGCTCTGCGCGGGCGCCACCGCGTTCACCTGCACCGTCGCGGACGTCTGACCCGCGGGGATGGTGATGCGGCCGTCCTGCACGCTCAGCGCACTCTCGTTGGAGGAGGTGATGACGACGTCGAGCGCCTCCGCGTAGGCGGACGACAGCGTCAGCGTCAGCGCCTGCGGGAAGGTGTTCACCGGGCCCGTGCCCCCCACGCGCGCGTAACCGCTCGGACCGAAGCCCGTCAGCGACGGCGGCGGCAGCGGCATGTCCGCCAGGAAGCGCGGCACCAGCTTGGAGTCATTGAAGTTGTACGTCAGCACGCCGCGCAGCGCGCCGAAGCGCGTGCCAATGGACGGGACCTGGAAGGCATAGGCCTGGTCGTCAATCATCAGACCCGGCTGACCGGCGTCACCCGCCTCGTTCACCAGGAACTGGCCGAACTCGTCCACCCCCGTGTTGACCGCCACGTCGCGGACCTCCACGAGCACGCCTTCCAGCGCGGCGGCACGCGGGCCCCCGGTGCGGATGTCGGCCGTCGTCACCACCACCGGCGCGGGAACCTCGTTGCCGGAGCTGCGCTTGACGTACTTGACCTCGGTCAGCTCGGGCAGGCCGAAGTAGACGGTCAGCACGCCCGTGGTGATGTCGATGCGATCACCCGCGGCGAGGTCGCCCTTGGGCGAGTACACATAGAGACCGGAGTTATCCACGCTCGTGCCCGAAGGCAGCGGATACGTCTGCACCCAGTAGCCCTGGGAGCTCGCGCCGCCCTTCACCACACCGGTGACGACGACATCCATGATGGAAACCGGCTTGCCCACCAGCGGCAGGCTGCCGCCCACGGGCGTCTTCAGCTCGTGAATGGTGGCGGGGCAACCCAGGTCGCCCGGGTTCGGAACGCTGGAGCACGCGTCACACGCATCACCCTTGCCGTCGCCGTCCGCGTCCGCCTGGTCCGGGTTGGCAACGAACGGGCAGTTGTCCTGCCACGTCACGATGCCGTCGTGGTCATCGTCGCCCACGGTGAACGACGTGCAGGCGTCACCCGCCTCCAGCGGGCAGGGGTCGCACGCGTCGCCAATCCCGTCGCCATCCGAGTCCGCCTGCTTGCCATTGTCCATGGGGCGGATGGGGTTGAAGATGGCAGGGCAGTTGTCGACGGAGTCCACCAGCCCGTCCCCGTCCTTGTCCGCGGCGCGAACCTCACCGGTGTAGCTGGTGGAGTTGTTCACGACGGCCGGCCAGCGCGAGTCCAGCGAGGCACGGCGGGGCGAGCACGTCGGCTCGTTCTCCGGCGTACCGCACGCGAACAGCGGGTACTTCGCCGTGGCGCCCGACGTCAGCGCCGCCAGGTTCTTGCCAATCTCGGACTGGAGGCAGACTTCCTTCGAGGCGCCGCACACGTCCAGCGTGTCGCAGGTGTCCGCGCCGCGGAGCCCGGCCATCAGCGCCTGGTCACCGTAGAGCGCCTTGCCACCCCGCATCGTGAGCACCACGTGCTCGGGGTTCGCAGTGATGACCGCGCGGTGCGGCGAGCGGGTGAAGGTCCGCAGCTGGAAGATGGCCAGGTCGGCCACCTTGCCCTCGGCGATGCGGCCCGTCTTCTCGAACGTGTCCACCAGGTCCGACGCGTTCGACGTCACCATGCGCCAGAGGTCCTGGTCGCTGAAGGTCCGCGCGTAGTGCGAGGTGTTGAGGTAGTCCGCGCACTGGAGCTCGCGCAGCAGGTTCATGGAGCCGGAGCGCAGCCAGTCGGTGCCCAGCGCGATGGTGACGCCCTGGTTCTTGTAGGCCGACACCATGGCCGTGTCGCCGTACAGCGAGATGTTCGAGCGCGGCGACCAGATGAGGCCGGTGCCGTTCTCCGCCATGACGCGAATCTCCTTCGCCGTCAGGCCGATGCCGTGGATGACGGCGGTGCGCGGCTGCATCACGTTGTTCGTGCCCGTGGACAGGCAGAGGAACTCGTTCTGCGCCGCCGCGGAGATACCCTCGGCGATGTGCGGCAAGTACGCCGCCGTGCTCGGAAGCGAGCTCGTCGTCGGCATCGAGTTGTAGGTACAGCCCGAGGCAATCATGTTGCCATTGGTGTCGCCCAGCGGGAAGGTGTCGGAGTTCACCACCCCCTCGCCCAGGCCCTCCTGGAGGGCAGTGTTGTTCACGTCCACGTTGCGCAGCAGGCCGGCCTGTCCACCCGCGCCCGCCATGGAGGTGGCGCCCGCCATCATCTGCCGCAGCTCGCCCCAGCGAACGTTGTCCGCGGCGCTGGCCGCGGGGCTGTTGATGCGCGTGTGGCCGTTGCGGCCCGTGCGCCACTCGTGGCGGTGCTCGTAGCGCTCCTCG is a genomic window of Myxococcus virescens containing:
- a CDS encoding TetR/AcrR family transcriptional regulator, with the protein product MAREPAQRELKQERAARTRMDILEAAIHLFARRGFLATTMADLSRAIRMTPGALYWHFPTKEDLLLAAIEELHQRCLRAFQLPGDDRERPAREQFQSICERTHLLLREHREYGIFFAMLAAEAADSNDQVAEAIRDKLALYVTTLERLIRHGQQMGEFRQDVDALAAAHSLLGGLLGMLVHQNLFRASVDYDPLYRAVMLIHQAGLVQATGFDCVNASQS
- a CDS encoding amidohydrolase family protein encodes the protein MRMSPRLLLAALGAVLLFHAGCGDEPGCEGASCNPQAVCGNNTVEQGEQCDDGNKVDGDGCESDCTRTPVPAAVCGNGKLEGEEVCDDGNTVDGDGCQADCSLTLTQCPAANAPALPDGATCAVTQQGSAARLFTGVVLKDGETLVGGQVLVDAQGIIQCAACDCSAAAGAAEATQVSCPGGVISPGLVNPHEHITYPMEPYVGTEERYEHRHEWRTGRNGHTRINSPAASAADNVRWGELRQMMAGATSMAGAGGQAGLLRNVDVNNTALQEGLGEGVVNSDTFPLGDTNGNMIASGCTYNSMPTTSSLPSTAAYLPHIAEGISAAAQNEFLCLSTGTNNVMQPRTAVIHGIGLTAKEIRVMAENGTGLIWSPRSNISLYGDTAMVSAYKNQGVTIALGTDWLRSGSMNLLRELQCADYLNTSHYARTFSDQDLWRMVTSNASDLVDTFEKTGRIAEGKVADLAIFQLRTFTRSPHRAVITANPEHVVLTMRGGKALYGDQALMAGLRGADTCDTLDVCGASKEVCLQSEIGKNLAALTSGATAKYPLFACGTPENEPTCSPRRASLDSRWPAVVNNSTSYTGEVRAADKDGDGLVDSVDNCPAIFNPIRPMDNGKQADSDGDGIGDACDPCPLEAGDACTSFTVGDDDHDGIVTWQDNCPFVANPDQADADGDGKGDACDACSSVPNPGDLGCPATIHELKTPVGGSLPLVGKPVSIMDVVVTGVVKGGASSQGYWVQTYPLPSGTSVDNSGLYVYSPKGDLAAGDRIDITTGVLTVYFGLPELTEVKYVKRSSGNEVPAPVVVTTADIRTGGPRAAALEGVLVEVRDVAVNTGVDEFGQFLVNEAGDAGQPGLMIDDQAYAFQVPSIGTRFGALRGVLTYNFNDSKLVPRFLADMPLPPPSLTGFGPSGYARVGGTGPVNTFPQALTLTLSSAYAEALDVVITSSNESALSVQDGRITIPAGQTSATVQVNAVAPAQSVTLTATLGGSTQTATIRVLGTDEQPEVVGVTPGDVTMVPGGEVVFTVQLDRPAPANATVALSVNPATGFGTFVPANGTLTVTENATEAVFSFITDAAATATEPGTVTASIGATSASATVTLDQNAPRLTALSPSSAVTIPAGGTQTFTLTVDRPAAQDTVVELAVVPGAGVQNYGTVPASATIPAGATEVTFTFTADAQGEGTGTVSASLYGITQTTELTVLPPPPALSALSPSTAAVLTGRTFTFTVTLDRPAQTDETDVALTLEPATGVGSIPASVRVARDATTATFTFTADEVSSPAQALLTASFGGVDRTAQVSVILAAEGGLVINEVDYDMPGAGDSQEFVEIYNNSSMPASLSSVFLVFVNGSNMSSYQKIALAEVNGGVLGPREYLVVGAATVVDPLAGRAGVHTLQRGTTDFIQNGEPDAVALYDEATDALIDSLSYEGHVVNATIAGTDTKFDMREGDADTKTLADSNTAQGSLCRDADSTDTDVNAADFSFTTTVTPGAANVITKTP